TACTATTGTTGTTGGTAGCGGATATTTCTTCCCCACCTataatgatgttatgaagtcAAAGCTATTGCAATTTAGTCATGCTAATTGTGTGAAAATCAACAATCGCCCAATTGATAGTGTTTGTTTTCACATTCTTTGTTGCGTGTATGACTAGTAATTTACTAACCAGCGCTAAATCAACTTGAAATAGTCCAATATTTGCATCTCATTGTAAAATTACAATCCATCCagatgatatatataattgtaCTTCATAGAACTAAGgttatatcactttttaaaATATCCTCACTGCTTACAAAATGTTCTGCGTACCCCACTATTAGAATCAAGTCTTTCGTACTTGACCAATCTATTGGAAGTGAGGGTGTCTTACTACTACTCCCTTCAAGTCAAAATCACACAAAGGAATTGAAACGAAAggagtatttttatttttgatgtcTAATATGTTGGAGGATTTTGTGCAGAAGGGGTATAAGAAGGATGCAAAAGTTGTGGTTAATGTGACAGTTGAAGGAAGTCCAGGGGCAGTAAGAACAATGGTGAAGTTGGGATCAAGTGTTGATGAGACAATAAGGCTTGTGATTGACAAATATAGTGAAGAAGGCCGGACTCCTCGTCTTGATAAAAACAGAGCTCATTCATCTTTTCAATTGTACCAATCTCACTTCAGTCTTCAAAGTAAGTCCTAAACCTCAACTTTACTAAATCCAAATTAGTTTTGGAGATTAGATGGTATTCTGATTATAGGTGTCAAATGAGTAGGTTGGGTTAAATTTAAACAAGTCGAAATGAGCGGGCTAAGCTTGATTTGACGGGTCTGGATAGACTGTATTAATAAATGAGCGGTCATTAACCTTCCTAAATGTTACTTCGGTTAGGGTGGTTGAGTCAAGATGGACTAAACAATGGGTTATCGTCCTCCCATATTTTAGATGAGTTGAATTGAGCTGGTCAAATAGGATAAGTTAATACGCGGATCAAACTTGAATAGGTTAAACACATCATGTTTTCGTGGgctaattttatcaattttacaTTTATGTATGTACTCCACAGTCCACCCTAAAAATTCACATTTATAATGTAAACAAATGTTGATTAGAacaattagtgatttttaggactaatattgaatatataattatataatcactggtatttaaataattttggtgTAGAAGCCCTTTCTTTGTTGAAAGGTCAATTCTCTTGTGTTTGATGTAAGGTTGGCTgatttaacttaaaatattaatctCTGGCTCACCCAGTAATTAATCACATTATTTAGATTGGTCTGTGATATATTGACTATTTTATCAAAGATAATGTTGTTTTTTGGTGTTAGATTAAAGAAAATGTTTGAATGACACAGTTGCCTATGTTCTGTAAGGGAATGTCATGTTGTATTTCAAGACTTAAGAAtttgattaataaattaatacagCTATTGCAAAATTTCAACTATGCTTTTAATTAAGTCCAAAATAAGTTAGGGTCAATTATATGATcgttataattttgtattttattatttatataggCTTGAGCAACACAGATGTGATTGGAGATGTTGGGAGCAGAAGTTTTTATCTTCGAAAGAGTAATAGTAATGGAAGTAATCAAGAAATAACTACAGATCAGATTGCTCCTGTTAAGGCAAATGCCCAATCACTCATTGTCTTCGATGGATTCTTTGGTCGcaagataaataaaatcattagaaGAACATGTAGGCTGTGGAAATTTCTTGGTTGCATGCAATGACACAACATGACTCGTAACAAAGGTGAACTCAGAATTTTACTTATTATACGATAGAGTAGCATGAGTATTTGATTTGCTACTCGATCAACATATTATACGATATGTTGCATGGTGATATTATCCTTccatgttatttttattatcatcCAAACAGTAATGGATCACTGTAAGATCCATTCATTTATAAAGCAAAATATTGTATagatttatatatatcaaatatttaaatacaaaatgtCATGGGATCGAAAAGATACAAAAGCGCATGAATACTCTCCCTAATTTGAGccacaaaaataatttgaaatcttgGAGCTATGTTCCCAAATGTTTAAGCGATTTTAgttctttaatttataagtaTCTTTTCTAGCTTGTTTTATCCTACTCCACCTAAACGTTGAAAAAAGTATATTAATATAGCTTTTGATACTTGAAAAATCTAGATTAGATTGTACGCTAaatcaaacacacaaaaaaaaggattttaaaaaaacaatacaaaagCAACACGAAAGTAGAAAATAAGATGTAAATAAAATggcaagaaaattaaaaaatctataatattttttttattttaaaataaattgattttttttcattttttaattaaaagatattaaaactaaaagaataaaaatgtttaaaaaggtaaaataccattctgaccaaattttttggccatttttccttaaagaaaatcatttttttttctaacaacACGTGTTGATGAGATATCATTGTCCTTAGCTTGGAAGGCTAGAGACTATAGTCGACGTTGTTTCATTATTACTCATTCAATTCCTTTACGAAGATGAGCCAATTTACAAATATAAgatgtaaataaaatttgaagatcAGGAAACTCGCTATCTACTAAATATGAtctcattttaaaattgaagaacatTTCTTATTTAGCgttagaacaaaaaaaaatatttaagttttgAAATTCGAAAAATATCagataaattaggacaaaggaGTACTGCCTACTTGGGGGGACAGAAAAGTTGAGACATGAGAGTAGCAGCTATTTCCTAGAAATTTCGTGCGccacaaaaactaaaataatttcattatctGCCAAAAACTTCATTATCACCAACCCCTCCATTTCTTACGTAATATATAACAATCCATCacaacacacacaaaaataaacatCTCTATTATTCCACaacattaattaaaacaaaaatataaatcctCGTATTAATAGTTTATATATCTAGTAGCTCCATGCACAGCGGCAGCAGAGCGTCGCCAAGATTCGCGGCCGCGACCGCGAGCGACGCTCGTGATAAGCAATACAAGTTAACGAAGTTGTTGGTGAATGTAAATATTCAGAATAGTTTGGGCCCGGTGAATTTGGTGATGTCACCGGAGAATACCGTCGGAGAATTGATAAGGGCGGCGATTGAGATTTACGTGAAGGAGAAACGGCGGCCGTTGTTGAATCGTAGTGATCCGCTTTGTTATGAACTTCATTATTCTCAATTTAGTATGGAGAGTAAGTTTCAATTAAacataatatttgaatattttactGGTTCAGTATTCACTTGACACATAATAAAtagaattataatttattatatcactcttgaaattaaaaatatggtatagttaaaatagaaattaaacaTGTAAAACTTGACATCTACTTTTATTCCAAGAGAGTATATTTGAAACAAATCCAACTATTCCTTTTTTCTACCTCATCAACTTATTATTATAGAAACCTATTGGCTAGCTATCTTATCAAGGACGGGAGCTAATGCAGTCGaatttaatgattttgattcaaaatatatattatatatttaaaaatttatttaatatatataaaagaattatcaaaatcttaataagttgtgtatttataacttataaattcaaaatcataattctaACGCTATATATTAACATGTGACTCATTTCGGGTTAATAATTATGCAGGTTTGAGGAAAGAGGAGAAATTGGTGAATTTGGGATGTCGAAGTTTCTTTGTTTGTCCAAAACCAAGCACTTAACATCAAGATACTTCACTTCCATTTACAAAGCTCATGGATTTCGTTCTATAGCTTTTTATCCACATTTTAAACTAGTTATTTTTGgttttggtgtttttttttttgttttttcatttgaaTGTACGTACGTGTGACGTGtcacattttcaattatttgtcgAAATTAATGTATGTgctaaaataatgaatatattGGCTGATATTCGGGGTGTCAAGTATCaagattaataaattactaattaagttcaaagggtaattataactaaactaatttaggAGTGTACTGAATAAATGTGCCAAACATAAAGGGTCCCAAAGTATTCTTCCCCTTTTTCTAAGCAAATTAAGTGTGtgacaatttttaattttttagagtcagtttgattagtttttaaagttaaattggaTCAGATCAATTCAATATATTAAcattaaaatttagatattaaaatactatatgaaaaatattataaattacaattctTTTCagatcaatatgatgaaaaaatgtattattaaatcaaaatttacatagtttgaatattaaaaaataaaaaatgtacaTAAATTGGGACTGGTTCTGCGCTAAGAAAAAGTACTAGGAGGGTTAATCGTGCATTTGACAAAGTTAAGATAAATTGTGGTATTTATACAAAGTTGAGGGTGACAATGTGGAGATTCAGCCATAAATAGAACCAAAAACCTCCTATTTGTCATTCACCGCATCTCCGATTCATCCCCAGGTTAGCCTCCTTCAAATTGCACCttcaattatcatttttattttcctaaaactatgattttgttggtttttttttctttaatctttcGTAACTATGATTTATTAGAGTAAAATTATGAGTTTATACCTGTTATTTATTGcaaatttgatgaaattttgttgaaattactGAATCAGTATTATCACTGTGATAGAGTGATCTGATCAAATAGACTATACTTAGTTGTAGCTAAGATCCGAGTTGACatgattttgttttgttttgttccAATGGGGATTTTTTAATTTCACAACTTTTAGGAACATTCTGCTTGAAGGGATCAACTCTGTGATAACATTTATGAATTATAACTAGTTAAAGTCAGTGTGATCAAAGACGAAGGTCTGTTGGGGCTTTTAAGCACACAGTGCAAATAAAGTGTGAGCCTTAATTCAGTAAGGTGCAAATGGAAATGCAAATATGTATGTGTAgttcaagactaataattatacgCATGAATAATAAAGATATGAGTAAGGAAACTGAGATAT
This genomic stretch from Solanum stenotomum isolate F172 chromosome 10, ASM1918654v1, whole genome shotgun sequence harbors:
- the LOC125878426 gene encoding uncharacterized protein At4g22758-like isoform X1, whose protein sequence is MSDNNIRRRFPVSRRTSSRALKPSPSGSRRYTPVPVNRRSSKQHRDTNYKALERSKSEPCVLKIGFVDFEDDDRRDAMAQSLEILFRPQTCSDLFVSPDYLISGSPPSFQKGYKKDAKVVVNVTVEGSPGAVRTMVKLGSSVDETIRLVIDKYSEEGRTPRLDKNRAHSSFQLYQSHFSLQSLSNTDVIGDVGSRSFYLRKSNSNGSNQEITTDQIAPVKANAQSLIVFDGFFGRKINKIIRRTCRLWKFLGCMQ
- the LOC125878426 gene encoding uncharacterized protein At4g22758-like isoform X2, with translation MSDNNIRRRFPVSRRTSSRALKPSPSGSRRYTPVPVNRRSSKQHRDTNYKALERSKSEPCVLKIGFVDFEDDDRRDAMAQSLEILFRPQTCSDLFVSPDYLISGSPPSFQGYKKDAKVVVNVTVEGSPGAVRTMVKLGSSVDETIRLVIDKYSEEGRTPRLDKNRAHSSFQLYQSHFSLQSLSNTDVIGDVGSRSFYLRKSNSNGSNQEITTDQIAPVKANAQSLIVFDGFFGRKINKIIRRTCRLWKFLGCMQ
- the LOC125878430 gene encoding uncharacterized protein At4g22758-like → MHSGSRASPRFAAATASDARDKQYKLTKLLVNVNIQNSLGPVNLVMSPENTVGELIRAAIEIYVKEKRRPLLNRSDPLCYELHYSQFSMESLRKEEKLVNLGCRSFFVCPKPST